One segment of Niabella beijingensis DNA contains the following:
- a CDS encoding DUF4249 domain-containing protein, with protein MKPIKKTIAILSLLTLVLGACRKVIRLDLDDLDYQKDVIQAILSSDKDSVVVFLSKTLKIEDPNLYEGNNNAQILINRDGGIPLTLEGRGNGRYVTYIKTSPGEKYTLDVQLSTARYLASSTMPAKVNFDSLYYTKRTILGIKQYIPTVVFHDPPGVTNFYRFILTVDGFENTTIFLENDRLFDGKTVTLEILDAFQDQNASTFIDKYDSVIVNMQCIEEPVYTYLYQLREAALGNGGTTNPGNPKSNFSGGALGYFSAQTSQKKGFVPRD; from the coding sequence ATGAAACCTATAAAAAAAACTATTGCTATCTTATCACTACTTACGCTTGTTCTTGGAGCCTGCCGCAAAGTGATCCGCCTGGATCTTGACGACCTGGATTATCAAAAGGACGTAATACAGGCAATCCTTTCAAGTGATAAAGATTCCGTTGTGGTATTTTTATCGAAGACCCTGAAGATAGAAGACCCCAACCTTTACGAAGGGAATAACAATGCTCAAATTCTAATAAACAGAGACGGAGGTATTCCGTTAACATTAGAAGGCCGTGGAAATGGCAGATACGTAACATATATCAAAACCAGCCCCGGTGAAAAATACACCTTAGATGTGCAGCTGTCAACGGCAAGGTATTTGGCATCATCCACGATGCCCGCTAAAGTGAATTTTGATTCCTTGTACTATACAAAAAGAACCATTTTAGGGATCAAACAATACATTCCAACAGTCGTTTTTCACGATCCTCCGGGGGTCACTAACTTTTATCGCTTTATTTTAACTGTTGATGGATTTGAAAACACTACTATATTTCTTGAAAACGACCGGCTTTTTGACGGCAAAACAGTAACCCTGGAGATCTTAGATGCCTTTCAGGACCAAAACGCATCAACGTTTATTGACAAATACGATAGTGTAATTGTCAATATGCAATGTATTGAAGAACCTGTTTATACCTATTTATACCAGCTACGTGAGGCTGCTTTAGGAAACGGAGGTACCACAAATCCAGGCAACCCAAAATCCAACTTTTCCGGCGGTGCTTTGGGGTATTTCAGCGCACAGACCTCCCAAAAAAAAGGATTTGTACCCAGGGATTAA
- a CDS encoding TetR/AcrR family transcriptional regulator — translation MKTTTKKTGKAPAIYDKERTKSKLIKAVGKILVKEGFQNVRINKVAEVAGVAKKGIYEYFGGLDGLIKAYLSQVDFWQIEKQKLEANNDQTLPDITKDFMLNLLKADFQYFLNSAEMQKIVLWGISEKNKAIRALADEREELGATVFHQADEIFKGTKVDYRATIAILVSAIYYTVLHVKGTGGNMCGIDVSSKEGTERMFKAMDRLLQLTYKYADIKL, via the coding sequence TTGAAAACTACAACAAAAAAAACCGGGAAAGCCCCGGCTATATATGATAAAGAGCGTACTAAGTCCAAGCTTATTAAAGCTGTCGGAAAGATCCTTGTAAAGGAAGGATTTCAGAATGTACGCATTAATAAAGTGGCAGAAGTGGCCGGAGTGGCCAAAAAAGGGATATATGAGTACTTTGGAGGCCTTGACGGATTAATAAAAGCCTATTTAAGCCAGGTAGACTTTTGGCAGATTGAAAAGCAAAAATTAGAGGCCAACAACGATCAAACGTTGCCAGACATTACCAAAGATTTTATGCTAAACCTGCTAAAAGCAGATTTTCAGTATTTTTTAAACTCTGCCGAAATGCAAAAAATTGTTTTGTGGGGCATCAGCGAAAAAAATAAAGCCATTCGCGCACTGGCTGATGAGCGGGAAGAGCTGGGAGCAACCGTATTTCATCAGGCAGACGAAATTTTCAAGGGCACTAAGGTCGATTACAGAGCAACAATAGCTATTCTTGTTTCAGCGATTTATTATACGGTGCTGCACGTTAAGGGTACCGGCGGCAATATGTGCGGCATTGACGTGTCTTCAAAAGAAGGTACCGAAAGAATGTTCAAAGCAATGGATCGCCTGCTTCAGTTAACTTATAAATATGCTGACATTAAGTTATAA
- a CDS encoding type II toxin-antitoxin system RelE/ParE family toxin — MAVKINWTNRAWKTYESNIKYLQDAWTQREVNNFIEQTDKLILRLSRFPQSGRSRNKKYQNIRCAVLHKRVLLIYKYKPIKNEIDLLVFWNTWQNPKKL, encoded by the coding sequence ATGGCTGTCAAAATAAACTGGACCAATCGGGCCTGGAAAACCTATGAATCCAACATCAAATACCTTCAGGATGCCTGGACACAGCGAGAGGTAAATAATTTTATTGAGCAAACCGATAAACTCATTTTACGACTTTCACGCTTTCCTCAAAGTGGCCGTTCACGGAATAAAAAGTACCAAAACATAAGGTGTGCTGTACTGCACAAAAGAGTATTACTTATTTATAAGTACAAACCCATAAAAAATGAAATTGATCTATTAGTATTTTGGAATACCTGGCAAAATCCCAAGAAGCTGTAA
- a CDS encoding aminotransferase class I/II-fold pyridoxal phosphate-dependent enzyme: protein MNHQNFMNAVDHTISTGVKKGILHLIQNGNLTTDNKIRINNSELFNFTSCSYLGLEHDNRLKRAAIAAIDQYGAQFSESRAYVSIGLYQELEDLMSEIFDAPTLIAPTTTLGHLAAIPVLLDSGDAVIADQQLHNSVLSGINVFRANWPIHFEVLRHNRVDLLEKRIEELQTEYDRVWYFADGVYSMFGDRCPADEIFNFLDRFPLFHAYIDDAHSMSIMGKNGKGFIIGNRPIHDKMVVASSMAKAFATGGGILVFPNKELARKVRTCGAPFNSSGPLQPASLGAAVASAKIHLTDEIYSLQAELAERIQYANSLFRQTSLPVISNFDSGIFFIGTSRAELAYEIMARMMKRGFLLNIGVFPAVSKNHSGIRFTITVLQTFEQIKSLVSTLNEEFMIALKQNKFSLEQINNAFRVVASLDNRPAGIFLSKTK, encoded by the coding sequence ATGAATCATCAAAACTTTATGAATGCCGTTGATCATACGATCTCAACAGGCGTAAAAAAAGGTATCCTTCATTTAATTCAAAATGGGAACCTAACAACCGATAATAAGATCCGCATCAACAATTCCGAACTTTTCAACTTTACAAGTTGCAGCTATTTGGGGCTTGAGCACGACAATCGATTAAAACGGGCTGCTATTGCAGCAATTGATCAATACGGTGCCCAATTCTCCGAATCAAGAGCCTATGTATCAATTGGACTATACCAGGAATTGGAGGATTTGATGAGTGAGATTTTTGACGCACCCACGCTGATCGCCCCCACAACTACACTGGGCCACTTGGCGGCAATACCGGTATTACTGGATTCCGGAGACGCAGTAATTGCAGATCAGCAATTGCACAATTCGGTTCTTAGCGGGATCAACGTCTTCAGGGCCAATTGGCCCATTCACTTTGAAGTATTGCGGCATAACCGGGTAGACTTGCTGGAAAAACGAATAGAAGAATTACAAACGGAGTATGACAGAGTATGGTATTTTGCCGATGGTGTTTATTCAATGTTTGGAGACCGTTGTCCTGCTGACGAAATTTTTAATTTCCTGGACAGATTCCCCTTATTCCATGCTTATATTGACGACGCACACAGCATGAGTATCATGGGTAAAAATGGAAAAGGCTTCATAATCGGCAACCGGCCGATACACGACAAAATGGTTGTGGCCTCCAGTATGGCAAAAGCTTTTGCCACCGGTGGGGGAATCCTGGTATTTCCTAATAAAGAGCTAGCCCGCAAAGTAAGAACCTGCGGAGCGCCGTTCAACTCATCGGGTCCGCTACAGCCAGCTTCACTGGGAGCTGCTGTAGCCTCAGCAAAAATACATTTGACAGATGAGATCTACAGTTTACAGGCCGAATTGGCAGAAAGAATTCAGTATGCCAATTCACTGTTCCGGCAAACCTCCCTGCCTGTAATTTCAAATTTTGATTCCGGTATCTTCTTCATAGGAACATCCCGTGCAGAATTAGCGTATGAAATTATGGCAAGGATGATGAAAAGAGGCTTTTTGTTAAACATAGGAGTATTTCCCGCTGTTTCAAAAAATCATTCCGGGATTCGGTTTACCATTACCGTATTACAAACATTTGAGCAAATTAAAAGTCTCGTTTCCACACTTAACGAGGAATTTATGATTGCACTAAAGCAAAATAAATTTTCCCTCGAACAAATCAATAACGCATTTCGGGTTGTAGCAAGTTTGGACAACAGGCCAGCAGGCATCTTTTTAAGTAAAACCAAATAA
- the pckA gene encoding phosphoenolpyruvate carboxykinase (ATP), producing MLVKPLEIPRKKLFPSGLNLNGQIYYQRTPGELIKDTLNRDQGLLNDTGALVIKTGKFTGRSPKDRFIVRDDLTDQSVDWRNFNIPIDESYFEKILLDTFRYLNTRDELWVRDAYACAASEYQLNIRVINELPWMNLFVNNMFFRPEEDALRTFEPNWHILSAPGLELDPDLHGTRQKNATIISFKHRTIIICGSSYTGEIKKSVFSVLNYLLPHKKNVLTMHCAANVGKAGDTALFFGLSGTGKTTLSTDPDRMLIGDDEHGWDRERIFNFEGGCYAKCINLSQEKEPGIYNAIRTGSLVENVTFYPGTNEINFSDASITENTRVAYPINFVENIAAGATGTQPQNIFFLTCDAYGVLPPIARLTRTQALYYFISGYTAKIAGTETGVTEPKATFSTCFGAPFLPLSPGVYASLLDERIVNHNVTVWMINTGWTGGAYGTGKRISLASSRAMIKAVLNGDLNTAIFYKDPIFGLMIPKTCPGVDSKVLDPSKCWQNEADYEIQAKGLAQLFINNFSHFRGPAGEPSVDLMGIEEAGPRY from the coding sequence ATGCTTGTTAAACCATTGGAGATTCCAAGGAAGAAGTTATTTCCTTCCGGGCTGAACTTAAACGGCCAGATTTATTACCAGCGAACCCCTGGAGAACTTATAAAAGACACGCTAAACCGAGATCAGGGCCTGCTTAATGACACCGGTGCTCTTGTCATAAAAACCGGTAAGTTTACGGGTCGTTCTCCAAAAGACAGATTCATTGTGAGGGATGACTTGACTGATCAATCGGTGGATTGGCGAAATTTCAACATTCCCATAGATGAAAGCTATTTTGAGAAAATATTGCTGGATACCTTCAGGTATTTAAACACCAGGGATGAACTTTGGGTCCGGGATGCGTATGCCTGTGCTGCCTCGGAATATCAGCTGAACATCCGGGTGATCAATGAATTGCCCTGGATGAACTTGTTTGTAAATAATATGTTCTTTAGGCCTGAAGAGGACGCTTTACGGACTTTTGAACCCAATTGGCACATTCTCTCTGCTCCGGGGCTGGAATTAGACCCTGATCTTCACGGAACCCGGCAAAAGAATGCAACTATAATTAGTTTTAAGCACAGGACCATAATAATTTGCGGGAGCAGTTACACGGGGGAAATAAAGAAATCCGTTTTTTCGGTTCTGAACTATTTGCTTCCTCACAAAAAGAACGTATTAACGATGCACTGTGCCGCTAATGTTGGAAAAGCGGGAGATACAGCGCTGTTTTTTGGACTGAGTGGTACGGGTAAAACAACTTTAAGTACCGATCCGGATCGAATGCTTATTGGTGATGATGAACATGGGTGGGACCGGGAAAGAATATTCAATTTTGAAGGGGGCTGTTATGCAAAATGCATAAATCTTTCCCAGGAAAAGGAGCCGGGAATTTATAATGCAATAAGAACGGGATCTCTGGTTGAAAATGTTACTTTTTATCCGGGTACTAACGAGATCAATTTTAGTGATGCTTCCATTACTGAAAATACGCGTGTTGCCTATCCCATAAATTTTGTTGAAAATATTGCGGCTGGCGCAACGGGTACCCAACCCCAAAATATCTTTTTTCTGACTTGTGATGCGTATGGAGTATTGCCTCCAATAGCCCGTTTGACCAGAACGCAGGCATTGTACTACTTTATCAGTGGGTATACGGCAAAAATTGCGGGCACAGAAACGGGAGTAACGGAACCAAAGGCTACTTTCAGCACCTGTTTTGGTGCGCCCTTTCTTCCATTGAGTCCGGGGGTTTATGCGTCCTTGTTAGATGAGCGGATTGTCAACCATAATGTTACTGTGTGGATGATCAACACAGGTTGGACAGGTGGGGCTTATGGAACCGGTAAGCGAATAAGCCTTGCGTCTTCCCGTGCAATGATAAAAGCAGTCCTAAATGGTGATCTGAATACGGCAATATTTTATAAAGATCCTATATTCGGATTGATGATTCCTAAAACCTGCCCAGGCGTGGATTCAAAAGTGTTGGACCCCAGTAAATGCTGGCAAAATGAAGCGGATTATGAAATTCAGGCAAAAGGGTTAGCGCAACTTTTCATTAATAATTTTAGCCATTTTCGCGGTCCTGCTGGCGAGCCGTCAGTAGATCTTATGGGAATTGAAGAGGCAGGCCCAAGGTATTAG
- a CDS encoding JAB domain-containing protein, with translation MEGANSKRGHNEVQNINANYLVPTLHLSYSPAITPAERILIADAETAARVFYSLWNQSGNNAEERFKIMLLDEDSGLIGVDDLDFGWKSKFGIDPAIVYRKAVAFGARFVILSQYLPDGPANPTKEDLILCNQLIQAGLVLRIPFRDHMIISRNGSYWHSASLGDH, from the coding sequence ATGGAAGGAGCCAATTCAAAACGCGGGCATAATGAAGTCCAAAATATAAACGCGAACTACCTTGTGCCGACACTTCACCTTTCTTACAGCCCCGCAATAACTCCGGCAGAACGGATTTTGATTGCTGATGCTGAAACGGCCGCAAGGGTATTTTATTCTTTGTGGAACCAAAGTGGGAATAACGCGGAAGAACGATTCAAGATCATGTTGCTTGATGAGGATTCAGGCCTTATCGGCGTAGATGATCTTGATTTTGGCTGGAAGTCAAAATTCGGTATTGATCCGGCAATTGTGTACCGCAAGGCAGTTGCCTTTGGCGCGCGGTTCGTCATACTAAGCCAATACCTGCCGGATGGCCCCGCTAATCCAACTAAAGAAGACCTCATTTTGTGCAACCAATTAATTCAGGCAGGCCTTGTATTAAGAATACCGTTTAGGGATCATATGATAATTAGCCGCAACGGCTCCTACTGGCATTCAGCCTCCCTGGGAGATCATTGA
- a CDS encoding S8 family serine peptidase: MKTKFIFISVLVLMIISCSKRNGYVETDLQTTARAAIDVNPGLFYYSAKEKKYLTEDSSVIVLKTPLSEEENAYNELQSDLAALAVERMTKTDVGTIEIQLKGNNIGDVINKIKSNLKEVNVWHSLKLGSLNLIPTGEILLKPKKGNSISEILSKVNYSNGASIKEDVNKYGTAILDVKDRQNLFPIANAIYESGLVEWSHPNFWVPISKNYSPTDFYYGSQFYLKNRGWQGGTIGMDINVEPAWDITKGSSSIKIAVIDDGVEAHEDLPSSRILSGYTPRNASGYGAPTAASAHGECVAGIIAATQDNDNPSASLYTISGIAPNCKIVPVNIFYDGYETVADLASAINWAWDNGGADVLSNSWNYNSTSGPILDPSFDALVQSFTDARTLGRGGKGSVVVFSSGNYGPSQPTGVRFPANLDGIITVGAVDMLGRLSTYTCQGPSMDLVAVSSYELFPLGDVFTIDRMGDPGYVPGPPVRPYFAGFGGTSAACPQVSGVAALMLSAKSTLTESQVKSILQSTAVDMGSSGFDNQYGYGRVNAGSAVYQASITP, encoded by the coding sequence ATGAAAACTAAATTTATTTTTATATCAGTCCTTGTCCTTATGATAATTTCCTGTTCAAAAAGGAATGGATACGTTGAGACTGACCTGCAAACTACGGCCCGTGCTGCTATTGATGTAAACCCCGGACTGTTTTACTATTCAGCCAAAGAGAAGAAGTATTTGACTGAAGATAGTAGTGTTATTGTACTGAAAACCCCGTTGAGTGAAGAGGAAAATGCCTATAATGAGCTTCAATCTGATTTGGCGGCTTTGGCTGTTGAGCGCATGACAAAAACCGATGTTGGTACCATTGAGATTCAATTAAAAGGCAATAATATAGGGGATGTGATCAATAAGATTAAATCCAATTTGAAGGAAGTGAATGTTTGGCACTCGCTAAAATTAGGTAGCCTCAATCTTATACCTACCGGTGAAATATTATTGAAGCCTAAAAAGGGAAATTCCATTTCGGAAATTTTGTCAAAAGTGAATTACAGCAACGGTGCTTCAATAAAAGAGGATGTTAACAAATACGGCACGGCAATACTGGATGTTAAGGACCGCCAAAATTTGTTTCCAATTGCAAATGCCATATATGAGAGTGGGTTGGTTGAATGGAGCCATCCGAATTTTTGGGTACCGATTTCAAAGAATTATTCACCTACTGACTTTTATTACGGATCGCAATTCTATTTGAAAAATAGAGGCTGGCAGGGAGGTACTATTGGAATGGATATTAATGTGGAACCAGCATGGGACATTACAAAGGGTTCTTCAAGTATCAAAATTGCCGTCATTGATGATGGAGTAGAGGCTCATGAGGATCTGCCGTCAAGCCGGATTTTGAGTGGCTATACACCCAGGAATGCCAGTGGCTATGGTGCGCCGACAGCGGCTTCTGCGCACGGGGAATGTGTTGCCGGAATTATTGCTGCAACGCAGGATAACGACAATCCTTCGGCCAGTCTTTACACGATATCCGGAATTGCACCCAATTGCAAAATTGTACCGGTTAATATTTTTTACGATGGGTATGAAACAGTAGCTGATCTTGCATCTGCCATTAACTGGGCATGGGATAATGGGGGTGCGGATGTGTTGAGCAATTCGTGGAATTACAATAGTACCAGCGGACCCATACTTGATCCTTCCTTTGACGCATTGGTTCAGTCATTTACCGATGCCCGAACCCTGGGAAGAGGTGGAAAAGGATCTGTTGTTGTATTTTCCTCGGGCAACTATGGGCCTTCCCAACCTACGGGAGTAAGGTTCCCTGCTAATCTTGATGGCATTATTACTGTTGGTGCGGTGGATATGCTCGGAAGACTATCAACATATACCTGTCAGGGACCTTCAATGGATCTGGTCGCTGTCTCTTCCTATGAACTGTTCCCCTTGGGGGATGTATTTACCATTGACCGAATGGGTGATCCCGGATATGTTCCCGGTCCTCCGGTACGGCCCTATTTTGCAGGGTTTGGTGGCACCTCAGCAGCCTGTCCACAGGTTTCCGGTGTTGCAGCATTAATGCTTTCAGCAAAATCCACTTTGACGGAAAGCCAGGTAAAATCAATATTACAGTCCACTGCCGTAGATATGGGGTCTTCAGGATTTGACAATCAGTATGGCTATGGTCGGGTAAATGCAGGATCGGCGGTTTATCAGGCTTCTATCACTCCGTAA
- a CDS encoding HNH endonuclease, which produces MPDVISECYEISKQVFEKKIRRTEGISFLADRYGTNKNSTAGYIHDFRCLMEGRRFTRRMNSLAMEYFLENILKDYGTKVLEKALFAFDEHIKYYEGLRKVNLRAMKLIYKRYSALIDSRSVDEIEQEEIIEQIEQSGISKSEILDALKNLKEKEPEVIYISGKAYRRDNKTIAQIKILRDFSCQLCGKYILKRGGKKYIEAAHIKAKHKKGGETLSNIILLCPNHHKEFDLGHLVILNHTKGILEINLNGSNYKIVFEI; this is translated from the coding sequence ATGCCCGATGTCATATCAGAATGTTATGAAATTTCAAAGCAGGTTTTTGAAAAGAAAATACGGCGCACCGAGGGGATAAGTTTTTTAGCTGACAGGTATGGGACTAATAAAAATTCTACTGCTGGCTATATTCATGACTTTAGATGTTTAATGGAAGGCCGGAGATTTACAAGAAGAATGAATTCTTTGGCAATGGAATATTTTCTGGAAAATATTTTAAAAGATTATGGTACTAAGGTTCTTGAAAAAGCTTTGTTTGCTTTTGATGAGCACATTAAATATTATGAGGGCCTTCGGAAAGTGAATCTTAGAGCGATGAAGCTTATTTATAAGCGATATAGTGCTTTAATAGATTCACGATCTGTGGATGAAATTGAGCAGGAAGAAATTATTGAACAAATTGAGCAATCCGGAATTTCTAAATCAGAGATTCTGGATGCTTTAAAAAATCTTAAAGAAAAGGAACCGGAAGTGATCTATATTAGTGGGAAAGCTTACCGGCGGGATAATAAAACAATTGCTCAAATAAAAATCTTGCGGGATTTTTCCTGCCAGCTTTGCGGTAAATATATTTTGAAAAGAGGTGGTAAGAAATATATTGAGGCGGCGCATATCAAAGCAAAACATAAAAAAGGAGGGGAAACGCTCAGTAATATTATCTTGCTATGTCCAAACCATCACAAGGAATTTGATTTGGGGCACCTGGTCATATTAAACCATACAAAGGGAATTCTTGAAATTAACCTGAATGGTAGCAATTACAAAATTGTGTTTGAAATATAA
- a CDS encoding JAB domain-containing protein produces the protein MKKTILRDSSIPISLLAIPTIRLVYTPKLKPADRIPVNSTRMAVTIFRQHWDQNKIDLLEEFKVMLLDYKQRLIGVIDLHIGNRTMVITEPQLIYAAAFVANASFIMLAHNHPSGEVQPSGPDCLITSMVKQFGIVFSLPMLDHLIITKSSYYSFKDSGSFEIRRGY, from the coding sequence ATGAAAAAAACAATTCTCCGGGACTCAAGTATCCCTATTTCACTTTTAGCAATCCCCACAATCAGATTAGTTTACACTCCGAAGCTGAAACCTGCTGACCGAATTCCTGTCAATTCAACCAGGATGGCAGTAACAATTTTCCGGCAACACTGGGATCAAAACAAAATCGATCTTTTGGAAGAATTTAAGGTCATGTTATTAGATTACAAGCAAAGACTGATCGGCGTTATCGATCTTCACATTGGTAATCGTACTATGGTCATTACCGAACCCCAACTGATCTATGCAGCAGCGTTTGTAGCAAATGCAAGTTTTATTATGTTAGCACATAACCACCCTAGCGGGGAAGTGCAGCCTTCAGGACCGGATTGTTTAATCACTTCAATGGTCAAACAATTTGGAATTGTGTTTAGCTTACCTATGCTGGATCATCTCATTATAACAAAGTCCAGCTATTACAGTTTTAAAGACTCCGGAAGCTTTGAAATAAGAAGAGGCTATTGA
- a CDS encoding S8 family peptidase — protein sequence MNNNQNQPVWCVKRLPSIALCASFFLTIFVGCDKRDLRTAEESSMERSAANTSLELAKKSGEVFYYSSKRKNYLSMDTNALVLKPKKNVAVQDMKTGALSGVNVVDLGNGLYSVNDSKGASDLLNKLNDADKIEASWFSLKHGDNMFLPTGEIFLQPKGNVSAESIIGKLNLANAVSKVRFNAKENVARIVCNNKKDVFSIANSIYESGLVEWSHPDFIIPIEGSSVPTDFYYVEQWYMDNWGQSGGVSGIDINAEPAWDITKGDSSIKVAVIDYDGFGGIHTHEDLPASRILPGYNNGAATVGGGHTQCVAGIIAASQNNDGTYPSYTMYSTTGVAPECKLIPIGMYYFSFSNIDDALDQALLNGADVLCCPWNYLRNNNGMIEPVTLDALINKFNYVRANGRGGKGLPIIFPSGNDNAAVRFPADIPGIISVGAVDHRGYRATYSNYGTNLFLVGCSSYEMRPLGDITCMDAMGSYGYESGNMWRGFFGTSAACAEVSGVVALMLSIKPTLTEAQVRSILQSTATDMGASGYDSQFGYGRVNAGSAVYQASITP from the coding sequence ATGAACAACAATCAAAATCAACCCGTTTGGTGCGTCAAACGATTGCCTTCAATCGCACTTTGCGCATCTTTTTTCTTAACAATTTTTGTAGGATGTGATAAAAGGGACCTTCGAACTGCGGAAGAGAGTAGTATGGAACGAAGTGCTGCCAATACTTCATTGGAATTGGCTAAAAAGTCCGGTGAAGTGTTTTACTATTCAAGTAAACGGAAAAACTATTTGAGTATGGACACAAATGCATTGGTTCTTAAGCCCAAAAAGAATGTAGCTGTTCAAGATATGAAAACCGGGGCACTAAGTGGGGTTAACGTCGTTGATCTTGGGAATGGACTGTATTCTGTAAACGATTCGAAGGGTGCGTCTGATTTACTAAATAAGCTAAATGATGCAGATAAAATTGAAGCATCCTGGTTTTCATTGAAGCATGGAGACAACATGTTCCTGCCTACTGGTGAAATATTTCTGCAACCTAAAGGAAATGTATCGGCGGAAAGTATCATTGGTAAATTGAATCTTGCAAATGCAGTGAGTAAGGTGCGTTTTAATGCGAAGGAAAATGTTGCCCGGATAGTTTGCAATAACAAAAAGGATGTTTTTTCAATTGCAAATTCTATTTATGAAAGTGGCCTTGTAGAATGGTCTCATCCTGATTTTATAATACCCATAGAGGGTAGTTCAGTTCCGACTGATTTTTATTATGTGGAGCAGTGGTATATGGACAATTGGGGCCAGAGCGGAGGGGTTTCGGGTATTGATATCAATGCTGAACCTGCCTGGGATATTACAAAGGGAGATTCAAGTATAAAAGTTGCTGTAATTGATTATGATGGGTTTGGCGGCATTCATACTCATGAAGATTTGCCAGCTTCAAGAATCCTTCCGGGATATAATAATGGGGCCGCAACGGTCGGAGGTGGGCATACGCAATGTGTGGCAGGTATTATTGCCGCTTCACAAAACAATGATGGTACTTACCCAAGTTATACCATGTATTCCACTACCGGCGTTGCACCGGAATGTAAGTTGATCCCAATAGGCATGTACTATTTTTCATTTAGCAATATCGATGATGCTTTAGACCAGGCCTTGCTTAACGGTGCAGATGTACTTTGCTGCCCGTGGAATTATCTGAGAAATAATAATGGCATGATCGAGCCGGTTACTTTGGATGCGCTTATAAATAAGTTCAATTACGTTCGTGCAAATGGACGGGGTGGCAAGGGATTGCCCATTATTTTCCCATCAGGAAATGACAATGCTGCTGTTCGCTTTCCAGCTGATATTCCGGGAATTATTTCGGTTGGTGCCGTTGATCACAGGGGGTATAGAGCTACCTACAGTAATTATGGTACGAACCTGTTTTTAGTGGGGTGCTCTTCTTATGAAATGCGGCCTTTAGGAGATATAACCTGCATGGATGCGATGGGGTCTTATGGGTATGAATCAGGTAACATGTGGCGTGGATTTTTTGGTACTTCTGCCGCTTGTGCAGAGGTGTCAGGCGTCGTAGCATTGATGCTTTCTATTAAACCTACATTAACGGAGGCGCAGGTGAGAAGCATATTACAATCCACTGCGACCGATATGGGGGCTTCAGGGTATGACAGCCAATTTGGTTATGGAAGGGTAAATGCGGGCAGTGCGGTATACCAGGCTTCGATAACTCCGTGA